The genomic window CGTGTCTACAGTGCGAAACTGCCCGTATTGCAGCACATGATTGGTTTTCATGAATTTTTCCACTAGCGGTTCGTGTGGTGGCACTTGATGATCGTGGGTGGCCTGCAGCACCACCACTTCGGGTGGGTGAGTGCCCAGCAGCGCCAGCACTGCTGCCACGCGATCCAGACCACCCACAGGAACGATGGTCAGATCGTCCCGCAGGCCGGTGCGACCTGCCTTCTCCAATATAGATGAGAATATCCTCAGAAAAACCAGGTCGGTGGGGCTATCTACAAGTAAGGTGGGTTCATTCTGGAACAGATTTTCTGCCACAGAATTGGCCAGTGCGGCACGAATCGGATAGAGCGTGCTGCTCGCCACATTGGAAAAGTCGGTGGTGATCACCGTGCCTTGTTCTGGCCGATCTTCCACCAGTCGTATCTGTTGCAGTCGATTGTTGGGCACCATGAATGGAGAGTGCGTGGTATAAACGATCTGATGCTTTTTTTCGGCCAGTGCGTCGATATACCGCAGAAAATCGGCTTGTGCCAGTACATGCAGGTTCAGGCCGGGTTCATCCAGCAGCAGCACCAGATCGTGGGAATTTCCCACCTGTCGCTTGATGGTATCGAACCACACAATGAAACTGAAAAACCAGATGAACCCACGGCTTCGCTGGTTGAATGGCACCGTCACGCGATGTCGCCTGCTTTTGATTCGAAGGTACAAGTTGGGCCCATCCTGGTAAGGTGGGGCCTCTTTGGGATCTTCCCGAATATCAAACTCGACTTCCAGCTCGCGATTTTGTGTCCAATACTCAAAAATTCGGTCGGTGATGGAATTCTGCAGCCCTTCCAACCGTGCTTTGATCTGCTCATATCCCTGGGGAGCAATTAATTCCTGTAACTGCACACCCGCCAGTTGCAGCAGGCTGAGCACAGTTTTGTCGGTTTCCGAAAGCAAATTTTCCTGCTGAGCACGCAGAGCCAGCGTCTTTAGGTTCACTTTGCCGGGCAGCAGGTAGTATTCATCGAAATAGAAGAATTTGGGCAGCCAATTCTGCAAAAACTGCTCCCACAGTTCGTGGGCCAGCAGGTTCTGCCAGTTTTTGTGGGCATCGGGCTGAAAGCGTCTGGTCAGGCTTTCGACAAATTCCTTCCCTTCCACATTCAAATCCCGCGCCCGCAGCAGGTCGAAGAGCCCACGAATGGAGGTCATAGCCAGTGCTTCCGCTTTGATCTCCCGTGGCAGGGAAACATCGTCCAGCAGGTGGCGAATATAGGGTCCTTCGTCAAATTTAATGCCAATGGTGAAATGATTCTTGTAGTGGTGGGTGGTTGTGACCTGCAGGGAATGAAACAGCCGCACCCCAAGATGGGAGGTGATGGCATCCAGTTCCGTTGCAGTCAATTCGTGCGTCAGCGTGACCA from Zavarzinella sp. includes these protein-coding regions:
- a CDS encoding AAA family ATPase; protein product: MKLISAVVENFRSIHHSSPVSIDPKVTVLVGQNESGKTAFLQALHHSRPVEQNGGFDVDRDYPRAAVNEYRDRHEANPATVVTLTHELTATELDAITSHLGVRLFHSLQVTTTHHYKNHFTIGIKFDEGPYIRHLLDDVSLPREIKAEALAMTSIRGLFDLLRARDLNVEGKEFVESLTRRFQPDAHKNWQNLLAHELWEQFLQNWLPKFFYFDEYYLLPGKVNLKTLALRAQQENLLSETDKTVLSLLQLAGVQLQELIAPQGYEQIKARLEGLQNSITDRIFEYWTQNRELEVEFDIREDPKEAPPYQDGPNLYLRIKSRRHRVTVPFNQRSRGFIWFFSFIVWFDTIKRQVGNSHDLVLLLDEPGLNLHVLAQADFLRYIDALAEKKHQIVYTTHSPFMVPNNRLQQIRLVEDRPEQGTVITTDFSNVASSTLYPIRAALANSVAENLFQNEPTLLVDSPTDLVFLRIFSSILEKAGRTGLRDDLTIVPVGGLDRVAAVLALLGTHPPEVVVLQATHDHQVPPHEPLVEKFMKTNHVLQYGQFRTVDTDGEGTENAPPASGIEDLFSVGFYLKLFNATFTNKLPKVVKENDLPAGDRIVERLNRYLIANSVMLRSQEGYNPYSLANYLAANPPKTFDKDTLARFEELFEAINSMFS